Below is a window of Leucobacter chromiiresistens DNA.
CGACGCCGCGCGAGGGCGCTGACGCGTTCGGCGACCTCGCCGACGAGCGCGCCGACGACGTGCGAGTGGAGGAGAGCACCGTGCTCGCCCACGGCGCCGTGTGGAACATGCGGCGCGATCGCTTCGAGTTCGCGGGCGCGGAGCTCGAGCGGGAGTACCTCGACCACACGGGCGCCGTGTCCGTGCTCGCCATCGACGATGAGGATCGTGTGCTCCTCATCAAGCAGTACCGGCACTCCACCGGGCACCGCCTATGGGAGATCCCGGCCGGGTTGATGGACGTCGCGGGCGAATCGGGGCTCGCCGGCGCGCAGCGCGAGCTCGCCGAGGAGGTCGACCTGCAGGCCGAGCACTGGCATCTGCTGCTCGACGTATTCCTCGCCCCCGGCAGCTCCACCGAGGCGATGCGCATCTTCGCAGCGCGCGGCCTGTCGCCCGTCGAGCACGATTACGTACGCTCCGAGGAGGAGGCCGAACTGCATCCGCAGTGGGTGCCGCTCGACGCGGCGGTGGACGCGGTGCTCGACGGTCGTATGCAGAACACCGTGACGGCGAACGCCGTGCTCGCCGCCGCC
It encodes the following:
- a CDS encoding NUDIX domain-containing protein; amino-acid sequence: MSDVVGATPREGADAFGDLADERADDVRVEESTVLAHGAVWNMRRDRFEFAGAELEREYLDHTGAVSVLAIDDEDRVLLIKQYRHSTGHRLWEIPAGLMDVAGESGLAGAQRELAEEVDLQAEHWHLLLDVFLAPGSSTEAMRIFAARGLSPVEHDYVRSEEEAELHPQWVPLDAAVDAVLDGRMQNTVTANAVLAAAAARARGWRTLRDPELPWSGRDAVRGELSH